From the genome of Flavobacterium luteolum, one region includes:
- a CDS encoding homoserine kinase: protein MEIKLFCPATIANLSCGFDVLGLCLDNAGDEMIVRKVDQKGVRITKIVGADLPLETEKNVSGVAALAMLETLDELDFGFEIEIYKHIKAGSGIGSSAASSAGAVFGINELLGRPYSRKDLVQFAMQGEKLASGNAHADNVAPALLGGFTLVRSYAPLDIIRIDSPEELYATVVHPQIELKTSDARSVLKQNVSLKSAIMQWGNVGGLVAGLYTKDYELIGRSLHDEIVEPLRSVLIPGFDQIKQTAYENGTLGSGISGSGPSIFALSRGKETAEKIAKAMSDVYEKMNLPYEIHVSKINPDGVRIL, encoded by the coding sequence ATGGAAATAAAATTATTCTGTCCCGCTACAATTGCCAATCTCTCATGCGGATTTGACGTACTTGGACTTTGCTTAGACAATGCGGGCGATGAAATGATTGTTCGAAAAGTCGATCAAAAAGGAGTTCGAATCACTAAAATTGTGGGTGCCGATTTGCCTTTAGAAACCGAAAAAAACGTTTCTGGAGTTGCGGCTCTAGCAATGTTAGAAACTTTGGACGAACTAGACTTCGGATTCGAAATCGAAATTTATAAACATATCAAAGCCGGAAGCGGAATTGGAAGCAGTGCTGCAAGTTCTGCCGGAGCGGTTTTCGGAATTAATGAATTATTGGGAAGACCTTATTCTCGTAAAGATTTAGTTCAGTTTGCGATGCAGGGCGAGAAATTAGCCAGCGGAAACGCGCATGCCGACAACGTTGCTCCTGCCCTTTTAGGCGGATTTACTTTGGTAAGAAGCTACGCGCCACTTGATATTATCAGAATTGACAGTCCCGAAGAATTATACGCAACGGTGGTTCACCCGCAAATTGAATTGAAAACTTCTGATGCTCGTTCGGTTTTAAAACAAAACGTTTCCCTAAAAAGCGCCATCATGCAATGGGGAAATGTGGGCGGATTAGTTGCAGGTCTTTACACTAAAGATTACGAATTGATCGGACGTTCGCTTCATGACGAAATTGTTGAGCCTTTAAGAAGTGTTTTAATTCCTGGTTTTGACCAAATTAAACAAACGGCTTATGAAAACGGCACTTTAGGTTCAGGAATTTCAGGTTCTGGCCCGTCTATTTTCGCTTTAAGCAGAGGAAAAGAAACCGCTGAAAAAATCGCAAAAGCCATGAGCGACGTTTACGAAAAAATGAATTTGCCGTATGAAATTCATGTCTCGAAGATAAATCCCGATGGCGTAAGAATTTTGTAG
- a CDS encoding GNAT family N-acetyltransferase, which produces MITKAILEDIPALTILINSAYRGETSKKGWTTEAHLLEGKRTDEQEMTEIFLDPKNTILKFTENDKIIGSVLLVEKGHQLYLGMLTVSPELQNSGIGKKLLAEAEIHAKSLGLSSIIMTVISVREELVAWYKRHGYVDTGKREAFPESEIHTTVSAEPLEFIYLEKVL; this is translated from the coding sequence ATGATTACAAAAGCAATACTGGAAGACATTCCAGCATTAACCATCTTAATAAATTCAGCTTACAGAGGCGAAACTTCTAAAAAAGGCTGGACAACCGAAGCGCATTTACTAGAAGGAAAAAGAACCGACGAACAGGAAATGACGGAAATCTTTCTTGATCCAAAAAATACAATTCTGAAATTTACTGAGAATGACAAAATTATTGGTTCGGTTTTATTGGTTGAAAAAGGACATCAATTGTATTTAGGAATGCTTACCGTTTCGCCAGAACTTCAAAACAGCGGAATCGGGAAAAAACTTTTGGCAGAAGCTGAAATTCATGCAAAATCGTTGGGATTATCGAGTATTATTATGACAGTAATTTCGGTTCGTGAGGAGCTTGTGGCGTGGTACAAACGTCATGGTTATGTAGATACAGGAAAACGTGAAGCTTTCCCTGAAAGTGAAATTCATACTACAGTTTCTGCTGAACCTTTGGAGTTTATTTATTTGGAGAAAGTGT
- a CDS encoding helix-turn-helix domain-containing protein, with product MSTAVKPKHIGRNISRIRELKGMKQEALAMAIGVTQQTVSNIEASENVDEEKLNQIAEALEVTVEAIKNFSEEAVFNYFNTFNDAVSNSSFGQGANNNYDCTFNPLDKVVELYERLVQAEKDKVEYLEKLLNGK from the coding sequence ATGAGCACAGCAGTAAAACCAAAACATATCGGCAGAAATATTAGCCGAATTAGAGAACTAAAAGGCATGAAGCAGGAAGCTTTGGCAATGGCAATTGGCGTAACGCAACAAACGGTTTCGAATATTGAAGCGAGTGAAAATGTTGACGAAGAAAAGCTTAACCAAATTGCAGAAGCTCTGGAAGTAACTGTTGAAGCAATTAAAAACTTTTCGGAAGAAGCTGTTTTTAATTATTTTAATACTTTTAATGATGCTGTTTCAAATAGTAGTTTTGGACAAGGAGCAAATAATAATTACGACTGTACTTTTAATCCTTTAGATAAAGTCGTTGAACTTTACGAACGTTTGGTGCAAGCTGAAAAAGATAAAGTGGAGTATTTGGAGAAATTATTGAACGGGAAATAA
- a CDS encoding DUF47 domain-containing protein → MSINSIFQFLVPKDKKFFPLFEEASSNLIELASNLHEAVNLPLKEREILFQKIDELEQKGEDITRQTNLELSRNFITPFDREDIHTLITSIDNVADYLHGASSRMRLYQVDKITKSIRKMTEINLEACQNIDSAVKELRNLQNFKVIKDACARINKLENKSDNVYNKAVFEIFENETDAKNIIKYKEVLSVLESATDKCKSVANILESISVKHS, encoded by the coding sequence ATGTCAATAAACAGTATTTTCCAATTTTTAGTGCCGAAAGACAAAAAATTCTTTCCACTTTTTGAAGAGGCTTCTAGCAATTTAATTGAATTAGCTTCTAACTTACACGAAGCTGTAAATTTACCATTAAAAGAAAGAGAAATTCTTTTTCAAAAGATTGACGAATTAGAACAAAAAGGAGAAGACATTACACGTCAGACTAACCTTGAGTTAAGCAGAAACTTTATTACTCCGTTTGATAGAGAAGATATTCATACATTAATTACTTCAATTGACAACGTTGCAGATTACCTTCACGGTGCATCTAGCCGTATGAGATTGTATCAAGTTGATAAGATTACAAAATCTATCAGAAAGATGACAGAAATCAACCTTGAAGCTTGTCAAAACATTGACAGTGCTGTAAAAGAGTTGAGAAACTTACAAAACTTTAAAGTTATTAAAGATGCTTGTGCTAGAATTAACAAACTAGAAAACAAGTCTGATAACGTATATAACAAAGCAGTTTTTGAAATTTTTGAAAACGAAACAGACGCTAAAAATATTATTAAATATAAAGAGGTGTTATCTGTTTTAGAATCAGCAACAGACAAATGTAAGAGTGTTGCGAACATACTAGAATCTATTTCTGTAAAACATTCTTAA
- the thrC gene encoding threonine synthase, which translates to MKYYSLNHNAPKVSFQEAVIQGLATDKGLYFPESITPLDPSFFDKIESLSHEEIAFEAIKQFVGDEIPAEKLKEIIAETLVFDFPVVKVEDGIYSLELFHGPTMAFKDVGARFMSRCLGYFNKDKKDAKNTVLVATSGDTGGAVASGFLGVDGVDVVILYPSGKVSDIQEKQLTTLGQNIKALEVDGVFDDCQDMVKKAFLDETLAHKNLTSANSINIARWLPQMFYFFFAYKALKSQNKPLVFSCPSGNFGNICAGIMAKKLGLPIEHFVASTNVNDTVPRFLENGKYDPKPSKATISNAMDVGNPSNFIRIQELYNNDLKAFEKDFSSYSYTDEETLEAMKHIYNLPEGYIAEPHGAVGYLGLKKELEKHPNAIGIFLETAHPIKFLDVVEPALGITLPIPVQIESVINEEKVSVKIKSYEELKDFLG; encoded by the coding sequence ATGAAATACTACAGTTTAAACCATAATGCCCCAAAAGTTTCTTTTCAAGAAGCTGTTATACAAGGATTAGCAACTGACAAAGGATTATATTTCCCAGAAAGCATTACACCGCTTGATCCTTCTTTTTTTGATAAAATCGAAAGTTTAAGCCACGAAGAAATTGCTTTTGAAGCGATTAAACAATTTGTTGGTGACGAAATTCCAGCAGAAAAACTAAAAGAAATCATTGCTGAAACTTTAGTTTTTGATTTTCCTGTTGTGAAAGTCGAAGACGGAATCTATTCGTTAGAATTATTTCACGGACCAACAATGGCGTTTAAAGACGTTGGAGCGCGTTTTATGTCACGTTGTTTGGGATATTTCAATAAAGACAAGAAAGACGCTAAAAACACTGTTTTAGTTGCGACTTCTGGAGATACAGGCGGAGCCGTTGCGAGCGGATTTCTTGGCGTTGACGGCGTTGATGTTGTCATTTTATATCCGTCTGGAAAAGTGAGCGACATTCAGGAAAAACAATTGACTACTTTAGGGCAAAACATTAAAGCCCTTGAAGTTGACGGTGTTTTTGACGATTGTCAGGATATGGTGAAAAAAGCATTTTTAGACGAAACTTTAGCGCACAAAAACCTGACTTCTGCAAATTCTATTAATATTGCGCGCTGGTTACCGCAAATGTTTTATTTCTTCTTTGCTTACAAAGCGTTGAAAAGCCAAAACAAACCTTTAGTTTTCTCTTGCCCAAGCGGAAACTTCGGGAATATCTGCGCAGGAATTATGGCAAAGAAATTAGGTTTGCCAATTGAACATTTCGTTGCGTCTACAAACGTAAACGACACGGTGCCAAGATTCTTAGAAAACGGAAAATACGACCCGAAACCTTCTAAAGCGACAATTTCTAACGCCATGGACGTTGGAAACCCAAGCAACTTTATTAGAATTCAGGAATTATACAACAATGACTTAAAAGCTTTCGAAAAAGACTTTTCTTCTTATAGTTATACCGATGAAGAAACGCTTGAAGCAATGAAACACATCTACAATCTACCTGAAGGCTACATTGCAGAACCACACGGCGCTGTGGGTTATTTAGGTTTGAAAAAAGAACTAGAAAAACACCCGAACGCCATTGGTATTTTCTTAGAAACGGCACATCCTATTAAATTCTTAGATGTTGTTGAACCTGCTTTAGGCATTACACTTCCTATTCCTGTTCAAATTGAAAGCGTTATTAATGAGGAGAAAGTTAGTGTGAAGATTAAGAGTTATGAGGAGTTAAAGGATTTCTTGGGGTAA
- a CDS encoding inorganic phosphate transporter has protein sequence MTLLILIIVLALIFDYINGFHDAANAIATVVATKVLTPFQAVVWAAFFNFLAYWVFGFGVADTVAKTAHTMEINLVVILAGVIAAICWNLLTWWLGIPSSSSHTLIGGFAGAAVAHAIAVHGFSGYVGEDGATHYWYEIVSWYKAGKDGGMPSGVLIIIAFIVLAPLLGVIASYLISIWLLNASRKSIGPKIFTVALMLATIWFVYVQMVSYEEIVEHGKPRFDSHFWSVVFDSHNIKWFLVAFIILTVSGFCLIFSSLNLHQADAALKKMQLLSSAAFSLGHGGNDSQKVMGIIAAAVAVYINTNPGVHMDAWLDVVLPNDDAGIKGVMPSWIPLACYSAIAAGTLSGGWKIVKTMGSKITKVSSFEGVAAETAGALTLYFTEHLKIPVSTTHTITGSIIGVGLTKRVSAVRWGVTVSLIWAWILTIPISALLAGLVYFILSVFI, from the coding sequence ATGACGCTACTTATATTAATTATAGTATTAGCCTTAATTTTTGATTACATCAATGGTTTTCATGATGCGGCAAATGCTATAGCGACTGTTGTTGCAACAAAGGTTTTGACACCTTTTCAGGCGGTTGTCTGGGCAGCATTTTTTAACTTTCTGGCTTATTGGGTTTTTGGATTTGGTGTTGCGGATACTGTTGCTAAAACAGCGCACACAATGGAAATTAACCTTGTTGTTATCCTAGCCGGAGTAATTGCAGCAATCTGTTGGAATTTATTGACTTGGTGGTTAGGAATCCCTTCAAGTTCTTCGCATACCTTAATTGGAGGTTTTGCAGGAGCAGCTGTAGCGCACGCTATTGCAGTTCATGGTTTCTCTGGTTATGTTGGAGAAGATGGGGCAACTCACTATTGGTACGAAATTGTAAGCTGGTATAAGGCTGGTAAAGATGGCGGAATGCCTTCGGGAGTCCTCATTATTATTGCATTTATTGTATTAGCACCGCTTTTAGGAGTTATTGCATCTTACCTAATTTCGATTTGGCTGCTAAATGCTTCACGTAAAAGTATCGGACCAAAAATATTTACTGTAGCTTTAATGCTTGCCACGATTTGGTTTGTTTACGTTCAAATGGTTTCTTATGAAGAAATTGTAGAGCACGGAAAACCTCGTTTTGATTCTCATTTCTGGAGCGTTGTATTCGATTCTCATAATATTAAATGGTTCTTAGTTGCTTTCATTATCTTGACAGTAAGCGGATTTTGTTTAATATTCAGCAGTTTAAATCTTCATCAGGCAGATGCTGCTTTAAAGAAAATGCAATTATTATCTTCTGCGGCATTTAGTTTAGGGCACGGAGGAAACGATTCTCAAAAAGTAATGGGTATTATTGCTGCAGCGGTAGCAGTATATATCAATACTAATCCAGGAGTTCACATGGATGCTTGGTTAGATGTTGTGCTTCCAAATGATGACGCAGGTATTAAAGGTGTAATGCCAAGCTGGATTCCATTAGCGTGTTATTCTGCGATTGCAGCAGGAACTTTGAGTGGTGGATGGAAAATTGTGAAAACAATGGGTTCTAAAATTACCAAAGTAAGTTCGTTTGAAGGTGTTGCAGCAGAAACTGCAGGTGCTTTGACGCTTTACTTTACAGAGCACTTAAAAATTCCAGTAAGTACGACACACACTATTACAGGATCTATTATTGGTGTTGGATTAACAAAACGTGTTTCTGCCGTTAGATGGGGAGTTACAGTAAGTTTAATCTGGGCTTGGATCTTAACTATTCCAATTTCAGCTTTATTGGCAGGTTTGGTTTATTTTATTCTAAGCGTCTTTATTTAA
- the thrA gene encoding bifunctional aspartate kinase/homoserine dehydrogenase I → MKVLKFGGTSVANAQNIKLVLEIVNQKSKQDQLVVVVSALSKVTDLLQLAAAKAAANDESFREVVAEIEKKHLDTLKELIPVSEQSSLLSHVKRIINHLETLLDGCFLLGELSPRTADTILSFGELLSSFIIAKAYEQISKDAVYKDSRELIKTDNNFGKAVVNFEVSNKLIQEYFGSNEAKINIMPGFIAQTLDGITSTLGRGGSDYTAAIIAGAINVEQLEIWTDVNGMFTANPKIVKQAQPISNISYQEAMELSHFGAKVLYPPTIQPVLRKNIPILIKNTFEPEAEGTLISNQVSSKDTVVKGISHIDHISLLTLEGPGMIGVAGSSRRLFEVLSQEKINVIFITQASSEHSICIGILNSDADNAEAAINSAFEIEISQNKIDPCYVEKDLCIIALVGENMKNHQGLSGRMFSTLGKNNVNIRAIAQGASERNISTVINERDVKKALNTLHENFFEENTKQLNLFVMGVGNVGEKFIEQIHNQRKFLKDNLKINVRVIALSNSRKMVFDEDGISLKSWDSALSEGEPASIEEFIKKAKELNLRNSIFVDITANATVSEAYEKFLKESIAVVTCNKIACSSAYDNYKKLKSLSRQYNAPFLFETNVGAGLPIIDTVKNLIASGDKVHKIQAVLSGSLNFIFNNFDENNSFHDVVKEAGVQGFTEPDPKIDLSGIDVARKILILIRESGYEMDIDAIANESFLPAECLATTNNEDFFASLIKHASHFEGIYKEALTKDSRLKYVAQFENGKASVGLQFIPKDHPFYNLEGKDNIVLFYTDRYVDQPLLIKGAGAGAAVTASGIFADVIRIGNI, encoded by the coding sequence ATGAAAGTATTAAAATTTGGCGGAACTTCGGTTGCCAATGCTCAAAATATAAAACTCGTTCTCGAAATTGTAAACCAAAAATCTAAGCAGGATCAATTAGTTGTAGTAGTTTCAGCGTTAAGCAAAGTAACCGATTTACTGCAATTGGCAGCGGCAAAAGCAGCAGCAAACGACGAAAGCTTTAGAGAAGTTGTGGCTGAAATCGAGAAAAAACATCTTGACACACTAAAAGAACTTATTCCTGTTAGCGAACAAAGCAGCCTTTTAAGCCATGTGAAAAGAATCATCAACCATTTAGAAACTTTATTGGACGGATGTTTCTTGCTTGGCGAATTATCTCCTAGAACTGCCGATACAATTTTAAGTTTTGGAGAATTGCTATCGTCTTTCATTATTGCTAAAGCCTATGAGCAAATCAGTAAAGATGCAGTTTACAAAGACAGTAGAGAATTAATTAAAACAGATAATAACTTCGGAAAAGCAGTTGTAAACTTTGAAGTTTCAAATAAATTAATTCAGGAATATTTTGGTTCGAATGAAGCGAAAATCAATATCATGCCTGGATTTATAGCGCAGACTCTTGACGGAATCACTTCGACTTTAGGTCGCGGTGGATCTGATTATACTGCAGCCATTATCGCTGGAGCAATCAATGTGGAACAACTAGAAATCTGGACTGACGTAAACGGAATGTTTACAGCAAACCCAAAAATTGTAAAACAAGCTCAGCCAATTTCAAACATCTCTTATCAAGAAGCGATGGAATTGTCGCACTTTGGTGCAAAAGTGTTGTATCCGCCAACAATTCAGCCGGTTTTAAGAAAAAATATTCCAATTTTAATCAAAAATACTTTTGAACCAGAAGCTGAGGGAACTTTGATTTCGAATCAGGTTTCATCAAAAGATACTGTTGTAAAAGGAATTAGCCACATCGATCATATTTCGCTTTTAACTCTTGAAGGTCCAGGAATGATTGGAGTTGCAGGTTCTTCTAGACGTTTGTTTGAAGTATTATCTCAAGAAAAAATCAACGTTATTTTTATTACTCAGGCTTCTTCTGAACATTCAATCTGTATCGGAATCTTGAATTCGGATGCTGATAATGCCGAAGCTGCAATTAACAGCGCTTTTGAAATCGAAATTTCGCAGAACAAAATCGATCCTTGTTATGTAGAAAAAGATCTTTGCATTATTGCTTTGGTAGGCGAAAACATGAAAAACCACCAAGGTTTAAGCGGAAGAATGTTTAGCACTTTAGGAAAAAACAACGTAAACATTCGTGCCATTGCACAAGGTGCTTCTGAAAGAAACATTTCGACTGTAATTAACGAAAGAGACGTTAAAAAAGCATTGAATACTTTACACGAAAATTTCTTCGAAGAAAACACAAAACAGCTGAACCTATTTGTAATGGGAGTTGGAAATGTGGGAGAAAAATTCATCGAGCAGATTCACAACCAAAGAAAGTTCTTAAAAGATAATTTAAAGATCAACGTTCGCGTAATTGCTTTGTCTAATTCTAGAAAAATGGTATTTGACGAAGACGGAATTTCTTTAAAAAGTTGGGATTCCGCTTTAAGCGAAGGTGAACCAGCAAGCATTGAAGAATTCATCAAAAAGGCAAAAGAACTGAATTTACGTAACAGTATTTTCGTGGACATCACTGCAAATGCAACGGTTTCTGAAGCTTACGAAAAATTCTTAAAAGAAAGTATTGCCGTTGTAACTTGTAATAAAATTGCTTGTTCTTCTGCTTATGACAACTATAAAAAACTAAAAAGCTTATCTCGTCAATATAACGCTCCTTTCTTGTTTGAAACGAATGTTGGTGCGGGATTGCCAATTATTGATACAGTAAAAAATCTGATTGCGTCTGGAGATAAAGTGCATAAAATTCAGGCAGTTTTATCTGGAAGTTTGAACTTTATTTTCAACAATTTTGACGAAAACAACTCTTTCCACGATGTGGTAAAAGAAGCGGGAGTTCAAGGTTTCACAGAACCAGATCCAAAAATTGACTTAAGCGGAATCGACGTAGCGCGTAAAATCCTGATTTTGATTCGCGAAAGCGGTTACGAAATGGATATTGACGCCATTGCAAACGAATCGTTCTTGCCAGCAGAATGTTTAGCAACAACAAACAACGAAGATTTCTTCGCATCGTTAATCAAACACGCTTCGCATTTTGAAGGTATTTATAAAGAAGCTTTAACCAAGGATTCAAGATTGAAATACGTAGCGCAATTCGAAAACGGAAAAGCAAGCGTAGGTCTGCAATTCATTCCAAAAGATCATCCTTTTTACAATTTAGAAGGAAAAGACAATATTGTATTATTTTACACAGATCGTTACGTAGATCAGCCTTTATTGATCAAAGGAGCCGGAGCCGGAGCAGCGGTAACAGCTTCGGGAATTTTTGCAGACGTTATTCGAATAGGAAATATTTAA
- a CDS encoding ankyrin repeat domain-containing protein yields the protein MRETTEPNIYQTDHTQTPEIFILIKEHKNEEAKKHLKNNPSEIFLKGWMDNTPLHIASLIGNFEMVKYLLHKGANVNSERSGIYATPLCWADNYEIAKYLLEKGATMNDRELFCATQENKAEIVDLLLSNGAKIDKQEPQYLKCKSIECVKIYLKHKIELDGCDENKSNLLHKLAWLDLPEVFDFVYKNGCEWKKDSSSRTPYYLAKQGRCESILNHFEKYYSEIISNKTTHLSTENYHYNRIFFLKENPLKLSIYIALTKNSNLVKYSKYGNEIIVNQIINIDVPTIRNFTFDYKGNIIVPTGDHRLLIIEEESFNHTKTITLPKDLVLDQITYLQSRNLYIGSSQNWEIVLLSENFEIISKTKAEDGTLSPKTNHNNLIAFNSYDQETYFNLYHLKEDLSVQFIHCFFKEWNNTSSGFAFNGNEFAVSFPNELEFYVFKDDTITRIWEMDISKYHSKHALSYLAFKDEKVILIGKGKTILFIDKQEKKILKEIQLELVSEIRDLYIDESKENLIIYTDNELKLVLL from the coding sequence TTGAGAGAAACAACCGAGCCAAACATATATCAGACTGATCATACACAAACACCTGAAATATTCATTCTTATAAAAGAACATAAAAACGAAGAAGCCAAAAAACATTTAAAAAATAATCCATCTGAAATATTTTTAAAGGGATGGATGGATAATACACCATTGCATATTGCATCCTTAATTGGAAATTTTGAAATGGTTAAATATCTTTTGCATAAAGGTGCCAATGTTAATTCTGAGAGAAGTGGAATATATGCTACTCCATTATGTTGGGCAGATAATTATGAAATTGCAAAGTATCTTCTCGAAAAAGGAGCAACAATGAATGACAGAGAGCTTTTTTGTGCAACTCAGGAAAACAAGGCTGAAATAGTTGATTTGTTATTGAGTAATGGTGCAAAAATAGACAAACAAGAACCTCAATATTTAAAGTGTAAATCAATTGAATGTGTAAAAATTTATTTAAAGCATAAAATCGAACTAGATGGTTGTGATGAAAACAAAAGCAATTTACTTCATAAGTTAGCCTGGCTTGATTTACCTGAAGTATTTGATTTCGTTTATAAAAATGGATGTGAATGGAAAAAAGACAGTAGCAGCAGAACACCATATTATTTAGCAAAACAAGGAAGATGTGAAAGTATTTTAAATCATTTTGAAAAATATTATTCTGAAATAATTTCAAATAAAACAACACATCTATCAACCGAAAATTATCATTATAACAGAATATTTTTCTTAAAAGAAAACCCTCTTAAGTTATCAATATATATCGCTCTAACTAAAAATTCTAACTTAGTAAAGTATTCAAAATATGGGAATGAAATTATAGTCAACCAAATTATAAATATTGATGTACCTACAATTAGAAATTTTACTTTTGATTATAAAGGAAATATTATAGTTCCTACAGGAGATCACAGATTATTAATTATTGAGGAAGAATCTTTTAACCACACAAAAACGATAACATTACCCAAAGATTTGGTTTTAGATCAAATCACTTATCTTCAATCAAGAAACTTATACATTGGCAGTTCTCAAAATTGGGAAATAGTCTTACTTTCTGAAAATTTTGAAATAATTAGCAAAACTAAAGCTGAAGATGGTACTCTTAGTCCTAAAACAAATCATAATAACTTAATTGCTTTTAATAGTTACGACCAAGAAACCTATTTTAATTTATATCATCTTAAAGAAGATTTGAGCGTTCAATTTATTCATTGTTTCTTTAAAGAATGGAATAACACCTCTAGCGGATTTGCATTCAATGGTAATGAATTTGCCGTATCATTTCCAAATGAACTTGAATTCTACGTATTTAAAGATGATACTATTACTAGAATTTGGGAAATGGATATTTCGAAATACCATTCAAAACATGCGTTGAGCTATTTGGCTTTTAAAGATGAAAAGGTTATCCTTATCGGAAAAGGAAAGACTATATTATTCATTGATAAACAAGAAAAGAAAATACTTAAAGAGATTCAATTAGAATTAGTAAGCGAAATAAGAGATTTATATATTGATGAAAGTAAAGAGAATTTAATAATTTATACAGATAATGAATTAAAATTAGTATTGCTGTAA
- the hutH gene encoding histidine ammonia-lyase has translation MREIHYISSETITLETLQEILSQNKILELSEEAKVNVQKCRDYLDKKMASHTAPIYGINTGFGSLYSVKISNENLSKLQENLVKSHSCGTGEEVPAEIVKMMLLLKIQSLSYGHSGVQLITLQRLVDFYNNDILPIIYTQGSLGASGDLAPLAHLSLPLIGEGIVLFEGKKVASAEVLKQFNWEPIVLQSKEGLALLNGTQFMSAYGAHILIKAYKYSYLADLIGTISLEGFDGRIEPFNELIHYIRPHKGQIVTAQRITEFLDGSEIITQEKKHVQDPYSFRCMPQVHGASKDAIDYVRKVFKTEINSVTDNPNIFIEADQIISGGNFHGQPLALALDFMAIALAELGSISERRTYQLISGLRNLPAFLVDNPGLNSGFMIPQYTAASIASQNKQLATPASIDSIVSSNGQEDHVSMGANGATKALRILDNLERILAIELLNASQAIAYREPLKSSDFIEMFLNSYREVVPLVKEDRILHNDIENTVLFLESFQIENDLLTMA, from the coding sequence ATGAGAGAGATCCATTATATAAGTTCAGAAACGATTACTTTAGAAACATTACAAGAAATTTTAAGTCAGAATAAAATTCTTGAATTATCTGAAGAAGCTAAAGTAAATGTTCAGAAATGCCGCGATTATTTAGATAAGAAAATGGCATCGCATACTGCACCAATTTACGGTATCAATACTGGTTTCGGATCTTTATATAGTGTAAAAATCTCTAATGAAAACTTATCTAAGCTTCAAGAAAACTTAGTAAAATCGCACTCTTGTGGTACTGGCGAGGAAGTTCCTGCCGAAATTGTAAAAATGATGTTGCTGCTTAAAATCCAATCTTTAAGCTATGGACATTCAGGAGTTCAATTGATCACTTTACAGCGTTTGGTTGATTTTTACAATAATGATATTCTGCCTATTATTTACACGCAAGGTTCGCTTGGAGCTTCAGGAGATTTAGCTCCTTTGGCACATTTGTCTTTGCCTTTAATTGGAGAAGGAATTGTATTGTTTGAAGGAAAAAAGGTAGCTTCTGCCGAAGTTTTGAAGCAGTTTAACTGGGAACCGATTGTTTTACAGTCAAAAGAAGGTTTGGCTTTATTGAACGGAACTCAGTTTATGAGTGCTTACGGAGCTCATATTTTAATTAAAGCTTATAAATATTCGTATTTAGCAGATTTAATCGGAACTATTTCTCTAGAAGGTTTTGATGGAAGAATCGAGCCATTCAACGAATTGATACATTATATACGTCCGCACAAAGGACAAATCGTAACGGCACAAAGAATAACTGAATTCTTAGACGGAAGTGAAATTATCACTCAGGAAAAGAAACACGTTCAAGATCCGTATTCTTTCCGTTGTATGCCACAAGTTCACGGAGCTTCAAAAGATGCGATCGATTATGTTCGAAAAGTATTCAAAACAGAAATCAACTCAGTTACAGATAATCCAAACATATTTATTGAAGCCGATCAGATTATTTCTGGCGGAAATTTCCACGGACAGCCTTTGGCTTTAGCTTTAGATTTTATGGCAATTGCTTTGGCCGAATTAGGAAGTATTTCTGAAAGAAGAACCTATCAGTTAATTTCGGGATTGCGTAATCTTCCGGCATTTTTGGTTGATAACCCGGGATTAAATTCAGGTTTCATGATTCCGCAATATACTGCAGCAAGTATTGCAAGTCAAAACAAGCAATTAGCAACACCAGCAAGTATCGATAGTATTGTTTCAAGCAACGGTCAGGAAGATCACGTAAGCATGGGAGCAAACGGCGCTACAAAAGCCTTACGTATTTTAGATAATTTAGAGCGTATTTTGGCAATCGAATTATTAAATGCATCTCAGGCAATTGCCTACAGAGAGCCTTTAAAATCAAGTGATTTTATTGAAATGTTCTTAAACAGCTACAGAGAAGTTGTGCCTTTGGTAAAAGAAGACAGAATCTTACATAATGACATAGAAAACACGGTGTTATTCCTTGAGAGTTTTCAAATTGAAAACGATTTGTTAACAATGGCTTAA